The stretch of DNA AAGTCCATCGCAGCTCCGGTCATGGCGCGCGGGAAATTCGCGAGGACCGCGAACGGCACGATTTGCGCCTGCGGGATGGCAATTCCAAGGTGCGTATCCGCAGCGATGGACGCATCGAGGTGGAATCTCGCTAAGAATTGCTCTCGGTCAGGGAGCAAAAAACCTGATATGATTGGCGCCACCCTACGCCGCGGAGAGTCACGCCGATCATGATCATGGAAATGCACGCCCATACTGCGGAACATTCCGCGTGCAGTTTCGTCAACGCCGTGGATCTGGTGCGCAAGGCTCTGTCGAAGGAGCTTCAAGGAATCGTTCTGACCGATCACCACTATCTCTGGCCGGACGAAGAAATCATCCGCCTGCGTCAACAAGCCGGCTTGCCTGATTATTTCCTGATTTTCTCGGCGCAGGAGGTGCGAACCGCCGATTTCGGCGATGTGCTGGTTTACGGTGCCGACCGGACTCTCCCCGCCGGCATCAGCCTTGAACGGATCCGCCGCGAGTTTCCTCGGGCGGCCCTGGTCTGGGCGCATCCCTATCGCAAGGAATCCCGGCCGAGGGTCGATCAGTTGCTTCATCCCCATCTCGATGCGGTGGAAATTTTCAATTCCAACCATACGGTGGCCGAAAACACGCGCGCCCTGCGCGATTGGCACCGCTACAAGTTCACCGCCATCGGCGGAACCGATACGCACTCCGAAAGCTATGCCGGCACCTACCCCACCATCTTCGATCATCCTTTTCAAAGCGTCGCGGAACTCGCCGAGGAAATCCGCCGCGGGCGCTGTCGGCCATTTTTCAAGGAGATTCCGCGCTCCGGCACCCAGATTCAGGTCACGGAGCTGACCATCGGCACCAAGGGGGCCGATGAGCGCCGCGAGAAGATCATCATCAAGACCCATGACAATCCGGCCAAATGGAAAACCGCCGAGCGGGCCTATCACATCATCGAGAACATTGCCGCCCACGGATTCACCGACGGGCCTTTTCGCGTGCCGCGGCCCCTGGGATTCGATGTGGAGAGCCATACGCTCATCGAGGAAGGCGTGCGCGGCAAATCCCTGTTCGACAAGCTGCTGCGGGCCGATCAGGACAGCGCCCGGGAGTACCTGCGCCTGGCCGCCCGCTGGCTGGCCAAGCTGCACAGCGCTCGGTTGCGGGTAACGCCGGCGGAGGAATACTTTCCCCGGGAAGAAAAGCGTCTCGAGCGTTATCAGAAACATTTTGTCGAGGGGCGCCACCCCCATGCCCGGCGCGTGCGGGAAATCACCGATGCAGTGATGCAAGCGCAGCAGTCGTTCTACGGTTCGACGACGGCGAATTTTATCCAGGGCCATGGCGATTTTCATCTGAAGAACATTCTCGTCGGTCAGGATCATCCGGACAACCGAGACACCACCTTCGTCGCGGTCATCGATTTCGACAGCTCTTTGTGCATGCCCCAGGCTTTTGATGTGGGAACCTTCGTCGCCCAGTACCGCAACCAACTCTTTTCCCATCCCGAGGTGCGCGATAAGGCGCCCCTCGACATTTTTCTCGACACCTATCGCGGGCACGTCGGGATCAGGGATCCTGAGTTTCCGTTGCAGGTTCTCCTGTTTCAGGCGCGCACGAACCTGAGCATCGCCGCCTACCTGTACAAGGTCGGCATGGGCGCAAGCGAGGATCTGCATCGGGTTCTGGTCGAGGCGGAACAGTGCCTTGCCGAGGTCGCCATGAGGGTTTCGCGCCTTGCCCCCTCTTCAGCTTCCTGAGAAAGAGCGAGTCTTTATGCCTGTTTCCCTGAGTTTCACCATTCTCTGTGAAAACACCGTCGGGCGGCCCGTCGCCGCCGTGGGCGAGCACGGTTTCGCCTGTTTGATCGAAACTGCCGCCGGAACCAGCCTTTTCGATACAGGTCAGGGCCTGGGACTGCTGCAAAATGCCCGCGCGCTGCGAAAGGACCTGGCTCAAGTCGACCGAGTCATTTTAAGTCACGGCCATTACGATCACGCGGGCGGGCTGCCCGATCTGCTGCGACTGCGGGGAGAGACGGAGGTGGTGGCGCATCCGGGGATTTTCGTGGAGCGCTGGTGGGCGGGCCTCGGGCCGCGCCGCTTCATCGGCATTCCTTACCAGCGTGCCTACCTCGAAAGCCTGGGTGGACGCTTTCGCTTTGAAAAATCCTTCGCGCCGATCGCGGATGGCATGTGGGTGACGGGGGACGTGCCGCGGCATCATTCCCTGGAAAAGGGCGATCCGCACATGATCATTGTTGACGAATCGGGGCGGGAACTGCCCGACCCCTTATGCGATGATCTGTCCCTGGTGCTGGAAACGGCCAAGGGGCCGGTGGTGGTGCTCGGCTGCGCCCACGCGGGCTTGATCAACATCCTGCGACACGTGCGGGAACGGACGGGTTGGAAAAAAATTCATGCGGTGATCGGCGGCACCCATCTGATGGCGGCCAGCGATGAGCTGTTCGAGGAAACGGTGCGTGCCCTCGACGATTTCGGCGTGGACAAAATCGCCGCCGCCCACTGCACCGGCCTGCCGCGCGCGGCACAACTACACGCCCGCTTCGGTTCGCGGTTCATCTTTGCCGCCGTGGGTACGGTCATCGAGGTGTGAAACAAGTTCAGCGAACCAGCGCCCCGGCGCGGCGCATTTTTTCCAGGGCCTGGTCGCCGCCCTCCTGCGTGACCGGGCGCGTCCCCTCCCTCAGCAGTACGACCTCGAAGCCTTCCGCCCGCGCATCCAGCACCGTGGCGAGAACGCAGACATCCAGCGCAAGTCCCCCGACAAAAAGGCGCTTGATGCCTCGACCCTTGAGCCAGGGCGCCAGACCCGTCTGATCGAAGGCGGAATTCTGATCCTGATCGAAGCGTGTACCCTTGGTCAGGATTTCAACGTTGGCGGGCAATTCCAGGTTCGGATGCAGGCGCGCGCCGGGCGTGTCCTGCACGCAGTGGGTCGGCCAGGGACCACCCTGCTCCTTGAAGCTTAGATGCGAGCGCGGATGCCAGTCGCGCGATGCGTAGATGGGAATCCCGGCCTCCCGGGCCGCGCGGATCCAATCGTTGAGCACCGCCACCACCTCGTCGCCTTGTTCGATGGGCAGCGCGCCGCCGGGACAGAAATCAACCTGCACATCGACCAACATCAGCAGATCTCCCGGCCTGAATTCCGATGACGAAACCGACATGACGCAACCTCCTTGCGGAATCCGGGGCCTGACAGTATCGCCTCGGCTCACATGCGCGGCTTGATCACCTTGATCCAGATCACCGCGAAACAGATGCTCGACAAAGCAAACGAGAGATATTGAGCCGCCGGCGGCATGCCTGAAAAAACACCAAGCAATACGCCGGTGAAGATCGAACCCAGGCCGAACCAGAGAAAATTGAAGCGCGGCATCACCTTCGCCAGCGCCACCAGCACCACCCCCAAAAGCATCCAGTGCCACCAAAGAATCGTTATATCCATTCATTCACCTTTCCGATCATAAATATCCAGGCATTCGATTTTTCAAAGATTACATGGAAATGGCGACGTCCTCAACGGCAATTTCCGTCTGCTTTCCCGCGCCTTGGCTCAACCGGCCCGGCGAAGAATAATTCATTGACATCATTGGTTTTGCGCGGTAGTAGAAAACATTGTTTGATGGGGTTTTTTCCGTTAACGGGGTTGTTGAGCAAGGAGGATGAGCATGCGCGGGATATTGCGGCGACTGACCCTCGCCGGGCTTTTGACGATGGCGGCCTGGCCTGCCGGAGCCTTTGAGTTCGGGCAAGGCGATTGGAACGGAAATCTCGACACCACCCTTTCCTATGGCTTGATCTGGCGGGTACAGGACCGCGATGAGCGCCTCATCGGCACGGCCAACGGCGGCACCGCGCGCTCGGTGAATTACGACGACGGCAACCTCAACTACAAAAAAGGGCTGGTCAGCAACGTGGTCAAGGCGACCTCGGAACTGGCCCTCAACTATCGTCGCACGACCGGGGTTTTTCTGCGCGCGACGGGCTTCTACGATTTCGAGAACCAGGACGGCTCCCGGGAGAGAACGCCCCTGAGCGATCAGGCCCTTGACTTGGTCGGCAAGGACCTTCGTCTGCTTGATGCCTTTGTCTGGGGCGATTTCAAGGTCGGCGAAATGCCGGCGCAACTGCGTGTCGGCGAGCAGGTGGTCAGCTGGGGCGAAAGCACCTTCATCCAGAACGGCATCAACGTCATCAACCCGGTCAACGTCAACGCCATCCGGCTGCCGGGCGCCGAACTGCGCGAGGCCCTGCTGCCCGAAGGGCTGATCTGGGGCTCCCTCGGCCTGACCGACAACATCAGCCTCGAAGGTTTCTATCTCTACGACTGGGACGAAACGGAGATCGATCCGCCCGGTTCCTACTGGAGCACCAATGATTTTGTCGGGCCGGGGGGGCAAAAAGTGCTGCTAGGTTTTGGAGGCGTGCCAGACCAGGGCGTCGCTCCTGCCGCGGCAACTTTTCTTTCTGTGCCGAGGGAAAAGGACAGGGACGCAAGCGACAGCGGACAATTTGGCATTGCCATGCGGGTATTTGCGCCCGGACTCAACAATACCGAATTCGGCTTTTACTACATGAATTATCACAGCCGACTTCCGGTGATCAGTGCCAGAACCGGTTCTAGTGCGGGAGCGGTGGGTGCCGCTACCATCGGTGCGGCGGCCATACCCATCGCAACAGCGGTCGGCACCTACCTGGCGGGCAATCCAGGGGATGTGCCTGGGGCCATCGCCGCAGGCACCGCCGCGGGCATGGCTGCTGGGGCTCCCCCTCAAGCATCGACGGCCATCGCCGCGACCGCTGCCACGGGAGGCAATGTGACTGAGGTTGCAACTGCCTTTGCCACCGATGCCTACGCCAGAACCGCCCGCTATATTATCGAATATCCCGAGGATATTCAGCTTTTCGGAGTCAGCTTCAACACCATGCTGACCGGCTCAGGCATCGCTCTTCAGGGCGAATATTCCTTCAAGAAGGATGCGCCGCTCCAGGTTGATGACATCGAGCTTCTGTTTGCGGCCTTGGGGCCGATCAACGCGGCCTTGGCTCAATTCAACCAGGTGGGCGACTTCCGAGGCCAATTCAACACCTACATTCCCGGCTACATCCTGAAAGATGTGTCCCAGATTCAAGTCACCGCCAGCAAGCTCTTTGGGCCGACGTTGGGTGCCAACCAGTTTGCCCTGATCGGCGAGGTCGGCCTGACTCATGTCCACAATATGCCGAAAAAATCCGAACTGCGCCTGGATGGACCTGGAACACCGATCAGCGGAAACGAACGCCTGGCAAGTGTTCATTTCGGCGAGGTTGAACCGGCCGGGCGTTTTGCCGACGCCACCTCCTGGGGTTACCGCCTGGTCGGCCGGTTGGACTTCAACAACGCCATCGGCGCGGTGACGCTCTCGCCGCGTCTCGCCTGGCAGCACGACGTGCAGGGCACCACGCCCGGTCCCGGTGGCAATTTCGTCGAGGATCGCAAGGCGGTGACTTTCGGCCTGGGCGCCGATTACCAGAACCGCTGGGGGGCCGATCTGGCCTATACCAACTTTTTCGGCGCCGGTCGTTATAATCTGATCAACGACCGTGACATCATCGCCGCTAGCGTTAAATACTCTTTCTAGCGACAGGGAGATACGACCCATGTTCCGAAAAACATCTGTCATCCTGGGTGCCGGACTTCTGTTCCTGAGCTTTTGCAATCCCGCCTTTGCGCAGCCTACGGCGGAAGAAATCGCCCGCCTGGGCAAGGATCTCACGCCCCTCGGCGCGGAGCGCGCGGGCAATGCCGAAGGCACCATTCCTGCCTGGGATGGCGGCATCACCCAACCTCCAGCGGGCTATAAAAAAGGGGATCATCATCCCGATCCCTATGCCGACGATCAGATTTTGTTCACCATCAACGCCGCCAACCTCGCTCAGTATGCCGACAAACTGACCGCCGGGCACAAGGCGCTGCTTGAAACCTACCCCAGCTTCTTCATGAACGTCTATCCGACGCGGCGCAGCGCCGCCGTTCCCGAGCGCATCTACGACGCGACCCGCCGCATTGCCGCGACGGCCCGTCTGGTCAACAACGGCGACGGCGTCACCGGCGCGGTCAACGGCATCCCCTTCCCCATCCCGAAATCCGGTGTGGAAGTGATCTGGAACCATCTGCTGCGCTATCGCGGCGATGCCGCGGAGCGGCGCATCGCCCAGGCGGCGGTGACGCGCGGCGGCGGGTACACTCTGGTGCAGCTTCAGGAGGAGTACCTGCTGCTCTACAGCCAGGAAGGCATGACCGAGGAAGCGCTGGAAAACAAAATCCTGCTGTTCAAACAGGAGGTGACCGCCCCGGCCCGTCTGGCCGGCGAAATTCTCCTCGTTCATGAAACCCTCGATCAGGTCAAGGAACCCCGCTCCGCGTGGGTCTACAATCCCGGCCAGCGTCGGGTGCGGCGCGCGCCCAACGTGGCTTACGACAATCCCGGCACGGCCTCGGACGGCATCCGCACCAACGACCAGTTCGACATGTTCAACGGCGCCCCCGACCGCTACAACTGGCAGCTGGTCGGGAAAAAAGAAATCTATGTGCCGTACAATTCCTACAAGCTGCACAGCAATCGCCTGAAGTACACCGACATCCTTACGCCGCTGCACATCAATCCCGAGCACCTGCGCTATGAGCTGCACCGCGTCTGGGTGGTCGAGGCGACCCTCAAGGACGGCGCGCGCCATCTGTACAAGCGGCGCACCTTTTACGTCGACGAAGACAGCTGGCAGATCCTCGCCGTGGACATCTACGACAATCGCGATCAATTGTGGCGGGTTTCGGAAGGGCACGTCATCAATTACTACGAAGTGCCGACGCTCTGGACCACCCTGGAAGTGCACACCGATTTGCAGTCGGGCCGCTATCTGGCGGTGGGGCTCAACAATGAAAGCACCATGTACAACTTCGATGTCCGCCCGAGCATTGCCGACTTCTCTCCCGCCGCGCTGCGGCGCGGCGGCACGCGCTAGGCCCTTGCGAACAGCTCACGGCCGGATCAACGATCCGGCCGTTTTCTTGCGTGCCTGAACGCATTCTTCGGAGTCCTCATGTCATCGAGGTTGTTTCGCTTTGCTCTTCTGTCCTTCTTGATGCTTTCCGGCGTGGTGTCGGGCGCCCAGGCCGAATTTTCCGTTCCGGCGCCCCTGGCCGACCGTTCCCTGCTCCTCGACGGCACCTTCATCGACGGCCTGGCGGTGGTGGTCGGTGAACGCGGACATATCCTGCGCTCGGAGGACAACGGGCAAACCTGGACTCAGGCCCGCGTCCCCACCCGCGCCACCCTGACGGCGGTTCATTTTCATGACCGGAATCTGGGCTGGGCCGTCGGCCACGATCAGGTCATTCTCAAAACCGGCGATGGAGGCAAGTCCTGGCAGCTCATGCATGCCGATCCCGAAGCCGAGAGTCCGTTGTTCGACGTCTGGTTCGCCGATGCGCGCAAAGGCTATGCCGTCGGTGCCTATGGAAGTTTTCTGGAAACGCACGATGGCGGTGAACACTGGGAAGAACGGTGGATCAGCGAGGGGGATTTTCATTTTTACCGTCTTGTCGCCTCCGGCGAGCGACTTTATCTCGCCGCCGAAGCCGGAAATCTGCTGCGTTCCGAGGACGGCGGCGAAACCTGGCAGGCCCTCGCCCCACCCTATTCCGGCACCTTTTTCGGCGCCCTGCCCTTGGGCGACGAGAGCCTGCTGATCTTTGGTCTGCGCGGTCATCTGTTTCGTTCCGACGACGGGGGCGACAGCTGGCGGGAACTTGCCGGCGACACTCAGGCCAGCCTCAATGACGCCTTGATCCTTGCCGACGGCCGCGTTCTCGTCGTCGGCCTGGCCGGCGCCCTGCTCGTCAGCCACGACGGCGGGCAGAGCTTTTCCTTGCATCCCCAGGAAGATCGCCAAGGTCTTTCGGCCCTGGTGCAAACCTCCGACGGCAGCGTTTTCGGCGTCGGTGAGTTCGGGGTGAACCGGGTAACCATTCCCTGACAATGGAACACGGATCAAATCTGATCAAACCGGATTAACCTCCGTGTTCATCAGGAAAATCCGCCTCCCCATGGTTTTGTTCGCATTATCTGGAGTCGCTCCATGCAGGAAAGCTTTCTCATCCGCCGCATCGAAAATCTGATCTTCAGCCTGCGTCCGTGGATTCTCGCGGTTTTCGCGGTGCTGACCCTGCTCATGGCCTGGTCGGCCACCCATCTGCGCATCGATGCCGGTTTCGCCAAGCTGCTGCCCCTCAAGCATGAATACATGCGGACCTTCGTCGAGCACGGCCGCGAGTTCGGCGGCGCCAACCGCGTGCTCATCGCTCTCATGGCACGCGATGGCGATATGTTCACGCCCGACTTTTTCGCCGCTCTGGAGCGGGCCACCAACGATGTGTTTTTCATCCCCGGGGTGGATCGCGCTCAGGTCAGCTCGATTTTCACGCCCAACGTGCGCTTCACCGAGGTTGTGGAAGACGGCATCGCGGGCGGCAACGTGGTTCCGGCGGATTTTCGGCCGACGCCCGAGGGCCTGGAGCGCGTTCGGCAGAACATTCTCAAGGCGGGGATCGTCGGGCGTCTGGTGGCTGGTGATTTTTCCGGGGCGATCATCAGCGCCCAATTGCTCGACATCGATCCCAACACCGGCGAGCGCCTTGATTACATTGCCGTGGGGCGGCTGCTCGAAGAGAACATTCGCGACGTCTATCAAAGCGATGCGGTGGATGTGCACATCATCGGCTTTGCCAAGGTCATGAGCGACATCGCCGACGGCGCCCTGCGCGTCGTGCTGTTCTTTTTCATCGCCGTGGCCATCACCTCGGTGCTGGTGTTCTTTTACACGCGCTCTTTTCGCCTGACCCTGGTGCCCATCGGCTGCGCCCTGATCGCGGTGATCTGGCAACTGGGCCTTTTGCCCCTGCTCGGCTACGGCATCGATCCCATGGGCCTGCTGGTGCCGTTTCTGGTGTTCGCCATCGCCGTGAGCCACGGCGTGCAGATGATCACCGCCAACACCGCCGCCCTGCGCGCCGGAGCCAGCGGCATGGAGGCGGCGCGCCTGAGCTTTCGTCAACTGGTCATCCCCGGCACCATCGCCCTGATCAGCGAC from Geoalkalibacter sp. encodes:
- a CDS encoding phosphotransferase, with translation MIMEMHAHTAEHSACSFVNAVDLVRKALSKELQGIVLTDHHYLWPDEEIIRLRQQAGLPDYFLIFSAQEVRTADFGDVLVYGADRTLPAGISLERIRREFPRAALVWAHPYRKESRPRVDQLLHPHLDAVEIFNSNHTVAENTRALRDWHRYKFTAIGGTDTHSESYAGTYPTIFDHPFQSVAELAEEIRRGRCRPFFKEIPRSGTQIQVTELTIGTKGADERREKIIIKTHDNPAKWKTAERAYHIIENIAAHGFTDGPFRVPRPLGFDVESHTLIEEGVRGKSLFDKLLRADQDSAREYLRLAARWLAKLHSARLRVTPAEEYFPREEKRLERYQKHFVEGRHPHARRVREITDAVMQAQQSFYGSTTANFIQGHGDFHLKNILVGQDHPDNRDTTFVAVIDFDSSLCMPQAFDVGTFVAQYRNQLFSHPEVRDKAPLDIFLDTYRGHVGIRDPEFPLQVLLFQARTNLSIAAYLYKVGMGASEDLHRVLVEAEQCLAEVAMRVSRLAPSSAS
- a CDS encoding MBL fold metallo-hydrolase → MPVSLSFTILCENTVGRPVAAVGEHGFACLIETAAGTSLFDTGQGLGLLQNARALRKDLAQVDRVILSHGHYDHAGGLPDLLRLRGETEVVAHPGIFVERWWAGLGPRRFIGIPYQRAYLESLGGRFRFEKSFAPIADGMWVTGDVPRHHSLEKGDPHMIIVDESGRELPDPLCDDLSLVLETAKGPVVVLGCAHAGLINILRHVRERTGWKKIHAVIGGTHLMAASDELFEETVRALDDFGVDKIAAAHCTGLPRAAQLHARFGSRFIFAAVGTVIEV
- a CDS encoding nicotinamidase, which produces MSVSSSEFRPGDLLMLVDVQVDFCPGGALPIEQGDEVVAVLNDWIRAAREAGIPIYASRDWHPRSHLSFKEQGGPWPTHCVQDTPGARLHPNLELPANVEILTKGTRFDQDQNSAFDQTGLAPWLKGRGIKRLFVGGLALDVCVLATVLDARAEGFEVVLLREGTRPVTQEGGDQALEKMRRAGALVR
- a CDS encoding NfeD family protein, producing the protein MDITILWWHWMLLGVVLVALAKVMPRFNFLWFGLGSIFTGVLLGVFSGMPPAAQYLSFALSSICFAVIWIKVIKPRM
- a CDS encoding DUF1302 domain-containing protein, which codes for MRGILRRLTLAGLLTMAAWPAGAFEFGQGDWNGNLDTTLSYGLIWRVQDRDERLIGTANGGTARSVNYDDGNLNYKKGLVSNVVKATSELALNYRRTTGVFLRATGFYDFENQDGSRERTPLSDQALDLVGKDLRLLDAFVWGDFKVGEMPAQLRVGEQVVSWGESTFIQNGINVINPVNVNAIRLPGAELREALLPEGLIWGSLGLTDNISLEGFYLYDWDETEIDPPGSYWSTNDFVGPGGQKVLLGFGGVPDQGVAPAAATFLSVPREKDRDASDSGQFGIAMRVFAPGLNNTEFGFYYMNYHSRLPVISARTGSSAGAVGAATIGAAAIPIATAVGTYLAGNPGDVPGAIAAGTAAGMAAGAPPQASTAIAATAATGGNVTEVATAFATDAYARTARYIIEYPEDIQLFGVSFNTMLTGSGIALQGEYSFKKDAPLQVDDIELLFAALGPINAALAQFNQVGDFRGQFNTYIPGYILKDVSQIQVTASKLFGPTLGANQFALIGEVGLTHVHNMPKKSELRLDGPGTPISGNERLASVHFGEVEPAGRFADATSWGYRLVGRLDFNNAIGAVTLSPRLAWQHDVQGTTPGPGGNFVEDRKAVTFGLGADYQNRWGADLAYTNFFGAGRYNLINDRDIIAASVKYSF
- a CDS encoding DUF1329 domain-containing protein, coding for MFRKTSVILGAGLLFLSFCNPAFAQPTAEEIARLGKDLTPLGAERAGNAEGTIPAWDGGITQPPAGYKKGDHHPDPYADDQILFTINAANLAQYADKLTAGHKALLETYPSFFMNVYPTRRSAAVPERIYDATRRIAATARLVNNGDGVTGAVNGIPFPIPKSGVEVIWNHLLRYRGDAAERRIAQAAVTRGGGYTLVQLQEEYLLLYSQEGMTEEALENKILLFKQEVTAPARLAGEILLVHETLDQVKEPRSAWVYNPGQRRVRRAPNVAYDNPGTASDGIRTNDQFDMFNGAPDRYNWQLVGKKEIYVPYNSYKLHSNRLKYTDILTPLHINPEHLRYELHRVWVVEATLKDGARHLYKRRTFYVDEDSWQILAVDIYDNRDQLWRVSEGHVINYYEVPTLWTTLEVHTDLQSGRYLAVGLNNESTMYNFDVRPSIADFSPAALRRGGTR
- a CDS encoding WD40/YVTN/BNR-like repeat-containing protein, which encodes MSSRLFRFALLSFLMLSGVVSGAQAEFSVPAPLADRSLLLDGTFIDGLAVVVGERGHILRSEDNGQTWTQARVPTRATLTAVHFHDRNLGWAVGHDQVILKTGDGGKSWQLMHADPEAESPLFDVWFADARKGYAVGAYGSFLETHDGGEHWEERWISEGDFHFYRLVASGERLYLAAEAGNLLRSEDGGETWQALAPPYSGTFFGALPLGDESLLIFGLRGHLFRSDDGGDSWRELAGDTQASLNDALILADGRVLVVGLAGALLVSHDGGQSFSLHPQEDRQGLSALVQTSDGSVFGVGEFGVNRVTIP